Proteins encoded within one genomic window of Episyrphus balteatus chromosome 1, idEpiBalt1.1, whole genome shotgun sequence:
- the LOC129921357 gene encoding tRNA-splicing endonuclease subunit Sen2 has translation MQTNKTKSNSNLTLFTPNFKRKRISQFKTPHDILPTCTLEDQVQGLFTGFTVEVRNPEHIRRLYDAGCFGKGSKSRSCPEFIKQKLSFDEFNDELSESLLLDLEEAFFLAHFLKVIQIEDINGILLNSDQIFEKFIKVKPNFVENLVAYLYLRAKNWIVRSGTKFGANFLIYKKGLRFFHASFIVFVDLQEEAHQPKDIKGIQRIAETSDKDVLLLEISRPKEMENILQNLDKFTLSENIIKRFNYSAFVQSK, from the exons AtgcaaaccaacaaaacaaaatcaaattccaatttaactttatttacaCCAAATTTTAAACGCAAACGAATATCTCAATTCAAGACTCCACATGATATCCTCCCGACGTGTACCTTAGAAGATCAAGTCCAAGGATTATTCACTGGTTTCACAGTAGAGGTAAGGAATCCCGAGCATATTCGTAGACTATACGATGCCGGTTGTTTTGGAAAAGGATCAAAATCTCGTAGTTGTCcagaatttattaaacaaaagttATCATTTGATGAATTTAATGATGAACTTAGTGAAAGTCTACTATTAGACTTGGAAGAGGCGTTTTTCCTTGCTCATTTTCTCAAAGTAATACAAATAGAAGATATCAATGGAATTTTACTGAATTCAgatcaaatttttgagaaattcataaaagtaaagcctaattttgtagagaatttaGTAGCCTATCTTTATTTAAGAGCAAAAAACTGGATTGTTAGAAGTGGCACTAAATTTGGAGCCAATTTCT TGATTTACAAGAAAGGACTGCGATTCTTTCACGCCAGCTTTATCGTATTTGTTGACCTGCAAGAAGAAGCCCACCAACCAAAAGATATCAAAGGAATTCAAAGAATCGCTGAAACATCAGACAAAGACGTACTCCTTTTAGAAATCAGTCGACCAAAAGAAATGGAAAATATCTTACAGAATCTGGACAAATTTACtctttcagaaaatattattaaacgATTTAACTACAGTGCATTTGttcagtcaaaataa
- the LOC129921358 gene encoding COX assembly mitochondrial protein homolog — protein sequence MEYQKDATISSAVPKVDPKNPHGLGDPNDRSLRKVEVEVLIPKIMRDRAKAEHCLKEVKAFESCCRDNSLLMVINCRQQNDVLKTCLANWYSNEAFKAECKEIYLKERSEYRATGIPKKHRMARL from the exons atggAATACCAAAAAGATGCAACCATTTCTTCAGCAGTTCCTAAAGTTGATCCTAAAAATCCTCATGGATTAG GTGATCCAAATGATAGATCCTTACGAAAAGTCGAAGTGGAAGTTCTAATTCCAAAAATAATGCGTGATCGTGCCAAGGCCGAACATTGTCTCAAAGAAGTCAAAGCCTTCGAGAGTTGTTGCCGGGACAATAGCCTTTTGATGGTAATCAATTGCAGGCAACAAAATGATGTCCTAAAGACTTGTCTCGCCAATTGGTACAGCAATGAAGCATTCAAAGCGGAATGCAAGGAAATCTATTTGAAAGAAAGATCCGAATATCGTGCAACTGGTATTCCAAAGAAACACAGAATGGCTAGGTTGTAA
- the LOC129906078 gene encoding acetylcholine receptor subunit alpha-type acr-16-like: MTSCNKTLIFCYTFLILIIFKNRVQSSEIEEKLLSHLFIHYDKTVRPAAPDHTIVASIAFQLNQIEFDDAKGLFTAAAHFIAEWEDPKLKWKPSEYGNITMVHLKKHEIWLPDVSLYNSVGNKALDISDSGIMVLDNTGLVIWSMNVRMQTLCDLDMFRWPYDTHKCVIKLGSWTYDGYKIDLIPSKKLKPVNDFIENPEFVVTNFTTNRETTFYVCCSEPYITLEYYIEFARRSSAFASVFLMPAFCVVIMTLGAFWLPPHRGEKILLNGLTLLLITMYQIYFIAYHSTFSLRVPLIAIFYSLSFVMVTLSMIISVLVLASSRSLCKGHLPPGLSKILKSRIGLMFGPTDDSKKPDQTELSHHFEGGKSHETYSLICTNNSYDEWTSLGIILDRVSFIVYSGIYSMIGLVCYL; this comes from the exons ATGACAAGTTGCAataaaactttgattttttgttacacatttttaattttgataatttttaaaaatcgtgtACAAT cTTCTGAAATTGAGGAAAAACTTTTGAGCCACCTCTTCATCCACTATGATAAAACTGTTCGTCCGGCAGCTCCCGATCATACAATAGTAGCAAGTATTGCCTTCCaattaaatcaaattgaatttgatGATGCCAAAGGCTTATTTACTGCTGCAGCACATTTTATTGCA gaATGGGAAGATCCAAAGCTAAAATGGAAACCCTCCGAATACGGCAATATCACAATGGTCCATCTGAAGAAACACGAAATATGGCTTCCTGATGTGTCACTCTACAACAGTGTTGGAAATAAAGCATTGGACATTTCAGATTCTGGAATCATGGTATTGGACAATACCGGTCTTGTAATTTGGTCAATGAATGTTCGAATGCAAACTCTATGCGATTTGGATATGTTCCGTTGGCCATATGACACTCACAAATGTGTTATTAAGCTGGGCTCATGGACCTACGATGgatataaaattgatttaattccCTCTAAGAAGCTTAAGCCCGTCAATGATTTCATTGAAAATCCTGAATTTGTGGTGACTAATTTTACTACAAACCGAGAAACGACTTTTTACGTATGCTGCTCTGAGCCGTATATAACTTTGGAATACTACATTGAATTTGCAAGACGTTCTTCAGCTTTTGCGTCAGTTTTTCTAATGCCAGCATTTTGTGTGGTCATAATGACCTTGGGTGCATTTTGGTTACCACCTCATCGTGGtgaaaaaattctactaaatgGTCTAACTCTTCTTCTAATTACCATGTATCAAATCTATTTCATTGCATATCATTCAACTTTTTCCTTGAGAGTTCCATTAATTG CTATCTTTTACAGTCTAAGCTTTGTTATGGTGACCTTGTCTATGATTATATCAGTGCTCGTGTTGGCATCATCAAGATCTCTTTGCAAGGGACATCTTCCACCAGGattaagtaaaattttaaaaagtcgaATTGGCCTGATGTTTGGACCAACAGATGATTCGAAGAAACCAGATCAAACAGAACTGAGTCACCATTTTGAAGGAGGAAAATCACATGAAACATATTCATTGATTTGTACCAATAATTCGTATGATGAGTGGACATCACTTGGCATCATTCTTGATCGAGTTTCTTTCATTGTCTATAGTGGAATATATTCAATGATTGGGTTGGTTTGCTATTTGTAA
- the LOC129906076 gene encoding neuronal acetylcholine receptor subunit alpha-5-like has product MQLAIILTSGCLLIQIFYHGAVVSAEPSVQDPSSKDVHNKTNVLWNSTFNDNLKRDLFVNYNKFALPMFNNKPTDVKIGLTVRHVDIDELKGKITVYGWIRMQWQDDKFKWSPSDYGNIATMHVAADDVWRPDIALFNSATDRDDHLGGSQLIVAQTGTVLWVPPAVFTAFCSLDLQLWPFDTQVCNLKIGSWSMADMKLSLYGGKDSETEVDSMVENNEWAIRKVSTKFETSEQFYNFVKFEFVLDRRAAMYKALIFTPASCIVLLVLSSFWLPPQMGEKLLLNGIVIIVISAFLMYFAQLLPVLAQNTPLVVLFYSSSLLLVSLSTIVSVIVLYLSSAKHRRRVPSFIRNLLNGPLSYFLFLSHLSPDIDPKHNAQNELTEQTPDVSPGFDDQQSMFASTTRSIQFDWIVLATAIDRIMFIFYCIVFVILAITYSV; this is encoded by the exons atGCAACTTGCGATAATATTAACATCCGGTTGCTTAttgattcaaatattttatcatgGCGCCGTAGTTTCAGCTGAACCATCAGTTCAGGACCCCTCATCAAAAG aTGTGCATAACAAAACAAACGTACTGTGGAATTCCACCTTCAATGACAACCTTAAACGTGATCTTTTTGTCAACTATAACAAGTTTGCTCTGCCAATGTTTAATAACAAGCCTACCGACGTTAAAATTGGACTAACAGTGCGTCATGTAGATATAGACGaattaaaaggaaaaataaCTGTTTACGGGTGGATTAGAATG CAATGGCAAGATGATAAATTCAAATGGTCACCATCGGATTACGGAAATATTGCAACCATGCATGTAGCTGCTGATGATGTTTGGCGACCTGATATTGCCCTCTTCAACAGTGCTACTGATCGTGACGATCATTTAGGTGGAAGTCAGCTGATTGTTGCCCAAACAGGCACTGTTTTGTGGGTGCCACCAGCAGTCTTCACAGCCTTTTGCAGTTTAGATCTTCAACTTTGGCCATTCGATACTCAAGTCTGTAATTTGAAAATCGGTTCATGGTCAATGGCTGATATGAAATTAAGTCTTTATGGTGGAAAGGATTCTGAAACTGAAGTAGACTCAATGGTGGAAAACAACGAATGGGCCATTCGAAAAGTTTCGACGAAATTCGAAACTAGCGagcagttttataattttgttaaatttgaatttgtacTTGATCGCCGTGCTGCCATGTACAAAGCATTGATCTTTACTCCAGCATCTTGTATAGTTCTTCTGGTGCTTTCCAGTTTTTGGTTACCTCCTCAAATGGGTGAAAAACTGTTACTCAATGGAATCGTTATCATTGTAATTTCAGCATTTCTAATGTACTTTGCTCAGCTGCTTCCTGTGCTAGCACAAAATACACCTTTAGTTg tgttgtTTTACAGTAGCAGTTTATTGCTTGTTAGTTTATCAACAATTGTATCTGTGATTGTACTCTACTTGTCGAGTGCTAAACATCGTCGACGGGTGCCATCGTTTATAAGAAATCTTCTCAATGGACCTTTGagctattttctttttttgtcacATTTGAGTCCAGATATTGATCCAAAGCATAACGCGCAGAATGAATTGACCGAACAAACACCTGATGTATCACCAGGCTTTGACGATCAACAAAGTATGTTCGCATCGACAACAAGATCAATCCAATTTGATTGGATCGTTTTGGCCACAGCTATAGATCGCATAATGTTCATCTTTTATTGCATAGTATTTGTCATTCTGGCCATAACCTACTCAGTGTAA